One region of Candidatus Bathyarchaeia archaeon genomic DNA includes:
- a CDS encoding CoB--CoM heterodisulfide reductase iron-sulfur subunit A family protein — translation MSNKVGATLVVGGGIAGIQAALDLADAGFKVYVLDESPSIGGTMAQLDKTFPTNDCSMCILAPKLVGVGRHPNIQLITNARLEELSGQAGNFQVKVTRKPRYVNEETCNGCGICAQHCPVEVPNEFDEKLNIRKAIYVPFPQAVPLKYAIDEENCIKCELCRNVCRAGAVDFDQKPEVLTLNVGAVILAPGFEEFDPRLKSMYGYGRYANVVSSIEFERILSASGPYGGRVVRPSDGKIPWRIAFVQCVGSRDALVGNNYCSSACCMYAIKESVIAREHSPGVSCTIFFMDMRAFGKEFDSYYNRAVDEYKVRFVRSRVSSVHEIPETQNLIVRHVDDETPKDEEFDLVVLSVGMRPPKRAQELAKIADIELNKYNFCETKPFSPVETSQPGIYVCGAFAAPKDIPESVAQASGAAAKAGSIIATERGKFATGKVYPPERDVSGEEPRIGVFVCHCGINIGGVVNVPAVVDYARTLPNVMYAEHNLYTCSQDTQKGIREKIKEHELNRVIVASCTPRTHEPLFRETVREAGLNIYLFEMANIRDQCSWVHMHEPKEATVKAKDLVRAAVAKARLLKPLKKPVINVAQSALVIGGGLSGMVASLELANQGFDVHLVERKRALGGHAREIYYLLDPQDPQKQLESIIREVESDNKIHVHLNSDIEDIEGYIGNFKTTIDNGGEKKEIEHGVVIVATGAAEYKPNEYLYGTDQRVLTQHELEKKLAKGDLNARTVAMIQCVGSRNPERPNCSRICCGQAVKNALKVKELSPDTDVYVLYKDMRTFGFMEDYYREASDKGVIFIRYDDEHKPNVTKKEGKLTVAAWEPVLKEWVPIEPDLLILSVATVPQPDNKHLAEMLKVPLSKDGFFLEAHMKLRPVDFATDGVFLCGMAHSPKFIDESIAQACAAAARAATVLSKSTLEMEGSIANVDENLCSGCKICESLCVYNAIEMRMNSEKPVAKVIEALCKGCGVCGSSCPTKAITLGHFTNEQILAQVKAVLVEESKHD, via the coding sequence ATGAGCAACAAGGTCGGCGCAACACTCGTCGTGGGCGGCGGCATCGCTGGAATACAAGCTGCGCTTGATTTAGCAGACGCTGGATTCAAAGTTTACGTGCTAGACGAGTCTCCAAGTATCGGAGGGACGATGGCGCAGCTGGACAAGACTTTTCCAACAAACGACTGTTCAATGTGTATTCTTGCGCCTAAACTTGTAGGCGTGGGAAGACATCCAAACATCCAGTTGATCACCAACGCAAGGTTGGAAGAACTTAGCGGTCAAGCTGGAAACTTTCAAGTTAAAGTAACTAGAAAACCGAGATATGTGAATGAGGAAACCTGCAACGGTTGCGGCATTTGCGCCCAGCACTGCCCCGTTGAAGTTCCCAACGAATTCGACGAGAAACTGAACATTCGAAAGGCGATTTACGTTCCATTCCCGCAAGCAGTTCCTTTGAAATACGCAATTGATGAGGAAAACTGCATCAAATGTGAACTGTGCAGAAACGTTTGCAGAGCTGGAGCCGTGGACTTCGATCAGAAACCAGAGGTTTTAACCCTTAACGTTGGAGCTGTTATTCTCGCACCTGGCTTTGAGGAATTTGACCCTCGACTAAAAAGCATGTATGGTTATGGACGATATGCCAACGTCGTTTCCAGCATTGAGTTTGAACGAATCTTGAGCGCATCTGGACCATACGGTGGAAGGGTCGTTCGACCCTCTGACGGAAAAATTCCATGGAGAATAGCTTTCGTACAGTGTGTGGGTTCACGCGATGCCCTAGTTGGAAACAACTACTGCTCCTCCGCCTGCTGCATGTACGCAATCAAAGAATCGGTCATAGCTAGGGAACACTCTCCAGGCGTTAGCTGCACTATCTTTTTCATGGATATGCGGGCATTTGGAAAGGAATTTGACTCTTACTACAACCGAGCTGTGGACGAATACAAGGTCAGATTCGTACGATCAAGAGTTTCAAGCGTACACGAGATTCCGGAGACACAGAACCTTATAGTAAGACACGTGGATGATGAGACTCCAAAGGACGAGGAATTCGACCTTGTCGTATTATCCGTGGGCATGAGACCGCCAAAACGAGCGCAAGAACTGGCTAAGATTGCTGACATAGAATTAAACAAGTACAATTTCTGCGAAACAAAGCCGTTTTCACCGGTGGAAACATCGCAGCCAGGAATATACGTTTGCGGCGCGTTTGCTGCTCCAAAGGACATTCCTGAAAGCGTGGCTCAAGCAAGTGGAGCGGCTGCTAAAGCAGGCAGTATCATAGCGACGGAGCGAGGCAAATTCGCAACCGGAAAAGTGTATCCACCTGAAAGAGACGTCTCCGGCGAGGAACCTCGCATCGGAGTGTTCGTTTGCCACTGTGGCATCAACATTGGCGGCGTGGTAAACGTTCCAGCCGTTGTGGACTACGCCAGAACGCTGCCGAATGTCATGTACGCAGAGCATAACCTTTACACCTGTTCGCAGGATACTCAAAAGGGAATTAGGGAAAAGATCAAGGAACATGAACTCAACCGAGTTATTGTAGCGTCATGCACGCCTAGGACACATGAACCGCTCTTTAGAGAAACTGTTCGCGAAGCTGGGCTGAACATCTATCTTTTTGAAATGGCAAACATCAGGGACCAATGTTCTTGGGTGCACATGCATGAACCCAAAGAGGCTACTGTCAAGGCTAAGGACTTGGTGAGGGCGGCTGTGGCCAAAGCTCGGCTATTGAAGCCCCTGAAAAAGCCTGTTATCAACGTGGCTCAATCTGCTTTGGTCATAGGCGGCGGCTTGTCCGGAATGGTTGCTTCGCTAGAGTTGGCGAATCAGGGCTTCGATGTTCACCTAGTGGAAAGAAAAAGAGCGCTCGGTGGACACGCGCGTGAGATTTACTATTTACTTGATCCACAAGATCCACAGAAGCAACTCGAATCAATAATCAGGGAAGTTGAGAGCGACAACAAGATTCACGTTCACCTGAACTCGGACATAGAGGACATTGAAGGGTACATTGGAAATTTCAAGACCACGATAGACAATGGTGGCGAAAAGAAAGAGATTGAACATGGCGTCGTGATTGTGGCGACAGGCGCAGCAGAGTACAAGCCAAATGAGTATCTCTACGGAACTGACCAAAGAGTGCTGACGCAACATGAATTAGAAAAGAAACTTGCCAAGGGCGATTTAAACGCAAGAACGGTAGCCATGATACAGTGCGTGGGCTCAAGAAATCCTGAGCGCCCCAACTGTTCACGAATATGTTGCGGTCAAGCGGTCAAAAATGCTTTGAAAGTCAAAGAACTCAGCCCTGATACTGACGTTTACGTTTTGTACAAGGATATGCGGACCTTTGGGTTCATGGAGGACTATTATCGAGAAGCATCTGACAAAGGCGTCATTTTCATCCGCTACGACGATGAACACAAACCCAATGTAACTAAGAAAGAGGGAAAACTGACTGTAGCAGCTTGGGAGCCTGTTCTTAAAGAATGGGTTCCAATAGAACCTGACCTCCTGATCTTAAGCGTGGCCACTGTTCCGCAGCCTGACAACAAGCATTTGGCTGAAATGTTGAAGGTGCCCTTGTCAAAAGATGGATTCTTCCTAGAAGCGCACATGAAACTGCGCCCAGTTGATTTCGCAACCGATGGCGTGTTTCTTTGCGGCATGGCGCATTCGCCGAAGTTTATCGATGAGAGCATTGCCCAAGCTTGTGCAGCAGCAGCTAGGGCTGCAACCGTGCTTTCGAAGAGCACCTTAGAGATGGAGGGAAGCATAGCGAACGTTGACGAGAATCTCTGCAGCGGGTGCAAAATCTGCGAGTCTTTGTGTGTCTACAACGCCATTGAAATGAGGATGAACAGCGAGAAACCGGTTGCCAAAGTTATTGAGGCGCTGTGCAAGGGCTGCGGCGTTTGCGGTTCATCGTGTCCTACCAAGGCGATTACGCTTGGACACTTTACAAACGAGCAGATTCTGGCGCAGGTCAAGGCAGTATTAGTGGAGGAGTCGAAGCATGACTGA
- a CDS encoding PhoU domain-containing protein yields MESRKVQRVGYSTFSVSLPKNWVRESGLKQGDLVMLLPEKDGSLKLVPSSMVERKKQSEEYTINSDLCNEPGLLERLIVGSYILGRDVLRIVSSTRISRAQIDEVRGITHRLMGLGIVQETPQQIDLQCSIEPTRFKIDMLLRRLSVIASTIHTEALQALTESNRDLAEDAIRREDEADMMYWLALRLMLSAQRDRVIGDKIGLDDPSQILYYGLITRYLELIADRAESIARMARDLHTLGKEKASKNLMARIASMGELAHNLFLKAMDCVFTGDIELSNNLLEMARDIRSEHERLLKELPENPILRTVVLELDRISDHGASIAVIAINKALEKPSKICYTRD; encoded by the coding sequence ATGGAAAGCAGAAAAGTTCAGCGGGTCGGTTACTCCACATTTAGCGTATCTCTACCTAAGAACTGGGTAAGAGAATCTGGCCTGAAGCAAGGCGACCTCGTCATGCTGCTTCCGGAAAAAGATGGCTCGCTAAAACTTGTGCCAAGCAGTATGGTCGAGCGCAAGAAGCAATCAGAAGAATACACGATTAACTCTGACCTCTGCAATGAGCCTGGACTCTTGGAGAGACTGATCGTGGGGAGTTACATTCTCGGGCGAGACGTCCTGAGGATAGTTTCTTCAACGCGAATAAGCAGAGCGCAGATCGACGAAGTCCGCGGGATTACGCACAGACTCATGGGGCTAGGCATAGTTCAAGAGACACCACAGCAAATAGACCTTCAATGTTCCATAGAGCCTACAAGATTCAAGATAGATATGCTTCTGCGCAGGTTGTCCGTTATTGCTTCAACCATTCACACTGAGGCGTTACAGGCGTTGACTGAATCCAATCGGGATTTGGCAGAGGATGCAATTCGACGAGAAGATGAAGCTGACATGATGTACTGGCTCGCTTTGAGGCTGATGCTCTCAGCTCAACGTGACCGAGTGATAGGGGACAAGATTGGATTAGACGATCCTTCTCAAATCCTGTATTACGGGTTAATCACAAGGTACCTGGAATTGATTGCGGATCGCGCCGAGTCCATTGCGAGAATGGCACGTGATCTTCACACTCTTGGCAAAGAGAAAGCGAGTAAAAACTTGATGGCTAGGATAGCAAGCATGGGAGAGTTAGCGCACAACCTGTTCCTGAAAGCCATGGACTGCGTCTTCACCGGAGACATCGAACTGTCCAACAATCTCTTAGAGATGGCGAGGGATATCAGAAGCGAACATGAGCGACTACTGAAAGAGCTTCCAGAAAACCCAATTTTGAGAACAGTCGTCTTAGAGCTAGATAGAATCTCAGACCATGGCGCAAGCATCGCCGTGATCGCTATAAACAAGGCGCTTGAAAAACCAAGCAAAATATGTTATACAAGGGACTAG
- a CDS encoding CoB--CoM heterodisulfide reductase iron-sulfur subunit B family protein codes for MKYAFFLGCLIPAREPSYEVSVRKVMPELGIELVDMKGANCCAPFSVQSVDYSSWVALAARDLCIAEEMGLDIMTLCNDCYESLLMVNTMLKRNPKLKDQTNQILSEVGKEYKGKVDVKNLVDVLHGDLGIGKVKNAIKEPINGLKVGAQPGCHLTKPKRIHFELLRGFNELDALVKATGAESIPYERKEMCCGGPLRDINDDLARQISRQKLMALRDAEAQAVVTVCPFCFLQLDLGQLEIKRHFNEEYNLPVVHFIELLRMGMGMKLEDWEVRAHRIPITDLFKERF; via the coding sequence ATGAAGTACGCGTTTTTCTTGGGCTGCCTCATACCCGCAAGAGAACCCAGCTACGAGGTTTCAGTTAGAAAAGTTATGCCCGAATTAGGAATAGAGCTAGTTGACATGAAAGGAGCAAACTGTTGTGCCCCTTTCAGCGTACAGTCAGTTGACTATTCAAGCTGGGTGGCGTTGGCTGCACGCGACCTTTGCATAGCTGAAGAAATGGGTCTGGACATCATGACTCTTTGCAATGACTGCTATGAATCATTGTTGATGGTGAATACCATGCTAAAGAGAAACCCTAAGCTCAAAGATCAGACGAACCAAATCCTCTCGGAAGTAGGCAAAGAGTACAAAGGAAAGGTTGATGTCAAGAATCTCGTTGATGTTCTCCATGGAGACTTGGGAATCGGCAAGGTCAAGAACGCCATTAAAGAGCCCATCAACGGATTGAAGGTTGGAGCCCAGCCAGGATGCCACTTGACCAAGCCCAAACGTATACACTTTGAGCTTTTAAGAGGGTTCAACGAATTAGACGCGCTTGTCAAAGCCACCGGTGCTGAGTCAATTCCCTACGAACGCAAGGAAATGTGTTGCGGAGGTCCTTTAAGAGACATAAACGATGACTTGGCCCGACAGATATCGCGGCAAAAGCTCATGGCTCTCCGAGACGCCGAAGCGCAGGCTGTAGTCACGGTTTGCCCATTCTGCTTCTTACAGCTTGACTTGGGGCAGTTAGAGATCAAGAGGCACTTCAATGAGGAATACAATTTGCCGGTTGTTCATTTCATTGAATTGTTGAGAATGGGCATGGGCATGAAACTTGAAGACTGGGAAGTAAGAGCGCACAGGATTCCGATAACTGATCTATTCAAGGAGAGATTTTGA
- a CDS encoding CoB--CoM heterodisulfide reductase iron-sulfur subunit A family protein — MTEIAVMVIGGGISGIQASLDMASRGYKVYLLEKSPSIGGRMAQLDKTFPTMDCSMCILAPKMIECSHHHNVQLLTYSEMKAVKGSVGDFVVTVLRKPRYVDETKCTGCGTCADHCPVEVPNEFDEQLGLRKAIYMPFPQAVPRAMTIDKVNCIDCGLCQKMCTAGAVDLKQQPEEVDLNVGAIVVATGFDLFDSAQIPTYGYGRYRNVVTALELERLLCASGPTGGHLIRPSDGKIPRKIAFIQCVGSRDRRFGTSYCSSICCKYSVKDAVLIREHEPHSTVSIFYIDLRAFGKGFQEFVNRAKSEYGVRFIRSSPGEIMEDPSTKDLKIWYEDTVAGRIENAIFDLVVLCPALVPRADAKELAKVLGTAVDPSGFFQAANILTSPVDTTVPGIFVCGYALGPKTGDIPDSIMQGSATASRVAEVLEKRV, encoded by the coding sequence ATGACAGAGATAGCCGTTATGGTTATAGGCGGCGGAATATCTGGCATACAAGCTTCATTAGACATGGCGAGTAGAGGGTACAAGGTTTACTTGTTGGAGAAGTCGCCTAGCATCGGCGGCAGAATGGCTCAGTTGGACAAGACATTTCCGACTATGGACTGCTCAATGTGCATTCTGGCACCCAAAATGATAGAATGCTCCCATCATCACAACGTTCAACTACTGACATACTCTGAAATGAAAGCCGTTAAAGGCTCCGTAGGAGACTTTGTTGTCACAGTTCTCAGAAAGCCACGGTACGTAGACGAAACGAAATGCACTGGCTGTGGAACATGCGCTGATCACTGTCCCGTTGAAGTACCAAACGAATTCGACGAGCAACTAGGTCTACGCAAAGCCATCTACATGCCATTTCCACAAGCAGTGCCCAGGGCTATGACGATTGACAAAGTCAACTGCATCGATTGTGGACTCTGCCAAAAAATGTGCACAGCAGGCGCGGTTGACCTTAAGCAACAGCCTGAAGAAGTTGACTTAAACGTCGGCGCGATTGTTGTGGCTACTGGCTTCGACCTTTTTGACTCGGCTCAAATTCCAACATATGGGTACGGACGCTACAGAAACGTTGTCACGGCGCTGGAACTGGAGCGTTTACTTTGCGCCTCAGGACCAACTGGCGGGCATTTGATAAGGCCTTCTGATGGAAAAATCCCTAGAAAAATTGCTTTCATACAGTGCGTTGGCTCCAGAGATAGAAGATTTGGAACCAGCTACTGTTCCAGCATATGTTGCAAATACTCGGTCAAAGACGCGGTTCTCATAAGAGAACACGAGCCTCATTCAACTGTTAGCATATTCTACATTGACCTCAGAGCGTTTGGCAAAGGCTTTCAAGAGTTCGTCAATAGAGCAAAGAGTGAATATGGAGTGAGATTCATACGGAGCAGCCCAGGCGAAATCATGGAAGACCCGAGCACCAAGGATCTTAAGATATGGTATGAGGACACGGTTGCGGGTCGAATAGAGAATGCAATTTTTGATTTGGTTGTGCTCTGTCCAGCTCTTGTACCACGGGCTGACGCAAAGGAGCTTGCCAAAGTCTTGGGCACAGCTGTTGACCCGTCTGGGTTCTTCCAAGCTGCAAATATTCTGACAAGTCCGGTGGACACCACCGTTCCGGGAATCTTTGTGTGCGGTTACGCTCTTGGACCAAAGACCGGGGACATCCCAGACTCCATCATGCAGGGCAGTGCGACAGCATCTAGAGTGGCTGAAGTCTTGGAGAAGAGAGTGTAG
- a CDS encoding 4Fe-4S dicluster domain-containing protein, with translation MSEKKEAEAKQTLRISDIDMKFKREVQKIHGGERMMMCFQCGTCTADCPIARFSDTYRPRKLLRMAQLGLKDRVLSSDQLWLCAACYTCVDHCPQDVEISSVIRALRNMAVQEGHMPFVFKELAGAILESGLAYKIPELRLRRRQEVGLPPLPKASVDSVAKLINQTGFQKLIEKGGSK, from the coding sequence ATGAGTGAAAAGAAAGAAGCTGAAGCCAAACAGACATTGAGAATCTCCGACATTGACATGAAATTCAAGAGAGAGGTTCAGAAGATTCACGGCGGCGAACGCATGATGATGTGTTTCCAATGCGGGACATGCACGGCTGACTGTCCAATCGCTAGATTCAGCGACACGTACCGACCGAGAAAACTGTTACGAATGGCTCAGTTGGGACTAAAAGACAGGGTTCTCTCCAGTGACCAGCTATGGCTCTGTGCAGCATGCTACACGTGCGTTGATCATTGTCCACAGGATGTGGAAATATCCAGCGTTATCAGGGCTTTGAGAAACATGGCGGTGCAAGAGGGACATATGCCATTCGTGTTCAAGGAACTTGCAGGAGCCATCTTGGAGTCTGGTCTAGCCTACAAGATTCCTGAATTAAGACTGAGAAGAAGACAAGAAGTGGGGTTGCCGCCCTTACCTAAAGCCAGCGTAGACAGCGTAGCGAAGCTCATCAATCAAACGGGTTTCCAAAAGTTAATCGAAAAAGGAGGAAGTAAATGA
- a CDS encoding 4Fe-4S dicluster domain-containing protein encodes MSELDFGFMGKVANTPRGKGILLCIQCGRCSSSCPVARLTSEHNPRRLMEMIILGFKKEVLPTQLPWYCLSCFTCLDRCPQGGDVGEVMFAIRNLAVSDGNVPPGVFAQAKSLYETTRVINPVRSVSDKRESLGLGKITNDGLDEVQKILKRTGMEKIVKSR; translated from the coding sequence TTGAGCGAGCTTGACTTCGGTTTCATGGGAAAAGTAGCGAACACTCCACGCGGTAAGGGCATTCTTCTATGTATTCAGTGCGGAAGATGCTCCAGCAGCTGCCCAGTGGCAAGACTGACCAGTGAGCACAACCCCCGACGTCTAATGGAAATGATCATTTTGGGCTTCAAAAAGGAGGTTCTGCCAACTCAACTGCCATGGTATTGCTTGTCATGTTTCACATGTCTCGACCGTTGTCCTCAAGGCGGGGATGTAGGCGAAGTGATGTTTGCCATAAGGAATTTGGCCGTCAGCGATGGCAACGTGCCGCCAGGGGTCTTCGCGCAGGCCAAAAGCCTCTACGAAACAACGCGCGTTATCAATCCTGTGCGATCTGTTTCAGATAAAAGAGAAAGCCTCGGTTTGGGCAAAATCACGAACGATGGATTGGACGAAGTGCAGAAGATTCTGAAGAGAACGGGAATGGAGAAAATCGTCAAGTCAAGATAG
- a CDS encoding hydrogenase iron-sulfur subunit → MTEDGFEPKIIGFLCVWCAYAGADLAGVSRIQYPPNVRIVRLMCSGRIDPAFVFEAFKDGADGVLVAGCHVPSDCHYLSGNFKALRRVFLTKKVLEQFGIEPERLRVEWVSASEGDKFAMVIKQMVEEIRKLGPNPLKNGGISHE, encoded by the coding sequence ATGACTGAGGACGGGTTTGAGCCAAAAATCATAGGATTCCTATGCGTCTGGTGTGCCTACGCCGGCGCGGATTTGGCTGGAGTCAGCAGAATTCAATACCCGCCCAACGTGAGGATTGTTAGGTTGATGTGCAGCGGACGAATTGACCCAGCGTTTGTTTTTGAGGCGTTTAAAGATGGCGCTGACGGCGTTTTAGTTGCTGGTTGCCATGTGCCGTCTGATTGTCACTATCTTTCCGGCAACTTTAAGGCTTTGAGAAGAGTGTTTCTCACAAAGAAGGTTTTGGAGCAGTTCGGCATTGAGCCTGAACGGCTGAGGGTGGAATGGGTTTCTGCCTCTGAGGGAGACAAATTCGCTATGGTTATAAAGCAAATGGTAGAGGAAATTCGAAAGCTTGGACCAAATCCATTAAAAAATGGAGGAATAAGTCATGAGTGA
- a CDS encoding CoB--CoM heterodisulfide reductase iron-sulfur subunit B family protein, which yields MMANKKYLLFLGCAIPYRVLSYEVSSRKVAAKLGLELVEMPDYNCCGLPLDPASHDVMLTLAARNLCIAEQQGLPIMTLCPGCAGTLRKVNRLLKEDKHERERINGFLKEVGLQFKGTIEVKHLMQVLAEDVGLEKIKETVQKPLTKLAVAEHNGCHVVRPQKYIGFDDPEDPKILKSLIEVTGAKCLDYMDETECCGAPVIGVNDKIPLSLARDKLSHMKAVSAQAVITVCPFCHMMFDTNQSRIERMFNETYGMPVLHYSQLLGLAMGFTPDELALKDLRVDASKVVSLA from the coding sequence ATGATGGCAAACAAAAAGTACCTGTTGTTCCTCGGATGCGCCATCCCATACAGAGTCTTAAGCTACGAAGTCTCATCGAGGAAAGTGGCTGCCAAACTTGGTTTAGAACTGGTTGAGATGCCTGACTACAACTGTTGTGGACTTCCACTTGATCCCGCAAGCCACGATGTTATGTTGACTCTTGCAGCGCGAAACCTTTGCATCGCCGAACAGCAAGGACTGCCTATCATGACATTGTGTCCAGGATGCGCTGGCACGCTACGCAAAGTGAACAGACTGCTCAAAGAAGATAAGCACGAGAGAGAAAGAATCAACGGTTTCCTCAAGGAAGTTGGGCTTCAATTTAAGGGAACAATCGAAGTCAAACACTTGATGCAGGTTCTAGCCGAAGACGTTGGGTTGGAGAAGATCAAGGAAACCGTTCAAAAGCCCTTGACCAAGCTTGCGGTTGCAGAGCACAATGGGTGTCACGTTGTGCGTCCTCAGAAGTACATAGGCTTTGATGATCCGGAAGATCCCAAGATTCTCAAGAGCTTAATTGAAGTGACTGGTGCCAAATGCCTCGATTATATGGATGAGACCGAGTGTTGTGGAGCGCCTGTGATTGGCGTCAACGATAAGATTCCTCTTTCGTTGGCTAGAGACAAACTGTCTCACATGAAAGCAGTCAGCGCTCAGGCGGTCATCACAGTTTGTCCGTTCTGTCACATGATGTTCGACACGAATCAGAGTCGGATTGAGAGAATGTTTAACGAAACGTATGGCATGCCTGTCTTGCACTATTCTCAGCTTCTTGGTTTGGCTATGGGTTTCACTCCTGACGAGCTGGCGCTCAAAGATTTGCGGGTTGACGCTTCAAAAGTCGTGAGTCTAGCATGA
- a CDS encoding oxidoreductase — protein MSTQPKLKFAFYWAASCGGCEIAVLDVDEAILDVVALADIVFWPVAIDIKYKDVEAMPDKSIDVCFFNGAVRNEEQEYLAKLLRGKAKVLVAFGSCAHLGGVPGLANVSDKKEIFTTVYLNNPSTCNPEGVVPQTRFKVPEGELKLPEFHDTVKALNQVVDVDYYLPGCPPTPKRIVEAVLAIAKGQLPPKGTVLGPLKSVCDECPRKKEDKKIHHIYRVYEITPELEKCLLEQGIICMGPATRGGCDAQCISANMPCTGCGGPCPKVAEQGAAMISALASILGVEEEKNKEFNPDKLIAQVKDPLGTFYRYALPASILQRKVMKK, from the coding sequence ATGAGCACACAGCCAAAGCTGAAGTTTGCTTTCTATTGGGCGGCGAGTTGCGGCGGCTGCGAAATAGCAGTGCTCGACGTAGACGAGGCAATACTGGATGTTGTAGCATTAGCGGACATAGTGTTCTGGCCTGTTGCCATTGACATCAAGTACAAGGATGTCGAAGCCATGCCAGATAAGAGCATAGATGTGTGCTTCTTCAACGGCGCGGTCAGAAACGAAGAGCAGGAGTATTTGGCGAAGCTGTTGCGTGGCAAAGCCAAAGTGTTGGTTGCGTTTGGTTCATGTGCTCACTTGGGTGGAGTTCCCGGATTAGCCAACGTATCTGACAAAAAAGAGATCTTCACAACTGTCTACCTCAACAATCCATCTACCTGCAACCCGGAGGGAGTTGTGCCGCAGACCAGATTCAAGGTTCCAGAAGGAGAGTTGAAATTGCCAGAGTTTCACGACACTGTCAAAGCGCTGAATCAAGTTGTAGATGTCGACTACTATCTGCCAGGCTGTCCACCCACACCAAAGAGAATTGTGGAAGCAGTCTTAGCCATAGCTAAGGGTCAGCTACCGCCAAAGGGCACAGTATTAGGACCTTTGAAATCTGTCTGTGATGAATGCCCGAGGAAGAAAGAGGACAAGAAGATTCATCACATCTACCGGGTTTACGAGATTACGCCTGAGCTAGAAAAATGCCTTCTAGAGCAGGGAATAATCTGTATGGGGCCTGCAACTAGAGGCGGCTGCGATGCTCAGTGCATAAGCGCTAACATGCCGTGTACAGGTTGCGGGGGACCATGTCCGAAAGTGGCTGAGCAGGGCGCTGCTATGATTAGTGCTTTAGCCTCTATACTAGGGGTGGAAGAGGAGAAGAACAAGGAGTTTAATCCCGATAAGCTGATTGCCCAAGTTAAGGACCCGTTGGGCACGTTTTACAGGTACGCTTTACCAGCATCAATTTTGCAGAGGAAGGTGATGAAGAAGTGA
- a CDS encoding DUF2096 family protein, with product MPEWATISLREELIEEIRKILKRTGRYRSISEFVAESIRLRLEELGSKDEPDFEKELLAETVSHKQSFPIAPISLTVPVAHGTRDHINVQLQRSDQIWWVLVRLFGDLVRKDTKVDAQITRELRNCRTLINFVRSHTCPECDIELANERLPDLQNSLEKVKRDLMATAICVCNDYARDWISELDKAERGELGEIPTVGPRFVPGLPKSNSIGWTRITLSKAVPRERVDQIARMLNVMVKPENSLHFVVRGEKRTVRRAIEMLYQLQSS from the coding sequence ATGCCAGAATGGGCAACTATAAGCCTCCGAGAAGAACTGATTGAGGAAATCAGAAAAATCCTTAAGAGAACCGGAAGGTACCGAAGTATTTCAGAGTTTGTTGCCGAATCAATTCGGCTGCGCTTGGAAGAACTCGGTAGCAAGGACGAACCAGACTTTGAGAAAGAACTACTTGCAGAAACTGTTTCACATAAACAATCTTTCCCGATAGCCCCTATTTCGTTGACAGTGCCAGTAGCGCATGGGACAAGAGACCACATCAACGTTCAGCTACAACGGTCCGATCAGATCTGGTGGGTTCTAGTAAGGCTTTTTGGAGATCTCGTTCGAAAAGACACTAAGGTTGACGCGCAAATCACACGAGAACTCCGAAATTGTCGAACCCTTATCAATTTTGTCCGTTCACACACGTGCCCTGAATGTGACATAGAGCTGGCAAATGAGCGCTTGCCAGATCTACAAAACAGTCTGGAGAAAGTTAAGCGCGATCTTATGGCGACAGCCATCTGCGTTTGTAACGACTACGCACGAGATTGGATAAGTGAACTTGACAAGGCCGAGAGGGGAGAACTTGGAGAGATTCCAACTGTTGGACCCAGATTTGTGCCTGGGTTGCCGAAGAGCAACAGTATTGGGTGGACAAGGATCACGTTGTCTAAAGCCGTTCCCCGAGAAAGAGTAGATCAAATCGCTAGAATGCTCAATGTGATGGTCAAGCCCGAGAACAGCCTGCATTTCGTTGTTCGGGGCGAGAAAAGAACGGTCAGAAGAGCCATTGAAATGTTGTATCAGCTCCAATCAAGCTGA